Proteins co-encoded in one Natronorubrum daqingense genomic window:
- the atzF gene encoding allophanate hydrolase codes for MEVKELLNAYQAGERTPEGVVRDVFDRIETDGTNAWIATRDQANVLAEATELDDADLTENPLYGIPFAVKDNIDYNGLPTTAGCPAYAYEPEDHAAVVDRLIDAGAILIGKTNMDQFATGLVGTRSPYGECRNVHNEAYISGGSSSGSAVAVAREHVAFALGTDTAGSGRVPAAFNGLVGLKPTRGALSTRGVVPACADLDCVSIFAQTTDDALRVEDVAARFDPDDPYSRRLADDLELSKTCLSDITIGVPAADELEFFGDNEAAQLFDDTIDEIAAQFGEPTTVDFTPFRKTAELLYGGPWVADRLSAVGEFIETHPDEVNTTVADIIRGGKEYSAVDTFEAFDQLKTLRREAEQVLAKIDALVVPTTGTTYMIEAVQSNPIELNSNLGYYTNFVNLLDLSAVAVPTHSFDAGPSFGVTIIGEAFEDARIASIGAAIESEATRPTRSTTKPISSSSN; via the coding sequence ATGGAGGTGAAAGAACTGCTCAACGCCTACCAGGCTGGTGAACGAACACCTGAAGGGGTTGTCCGAGACGTGTTTGATCGAATTGAAACGGACGGCACGAACGCGTGGATCGCAACTCGTGATCAAGCCAATGTCTTAGCAGAGGCAACTGAACTCGACGACGCTGACCTCACAGAGAACCCTCTTTACGGGATCCCATTCGCTGTCAAAGATAATATCGATTACAATGGTCTCCCGACGACTGCCGGCTGTCCGGCTTACGCGTATGAACCTGAGGATCATGCAGCCGTTGTTGATCGACTCATCGATGCCGGTGCGATTCTGATCGGGAAGACAAACATGGATCAGTTCGCCACAGGACTTGTCGGAACCAGAAGCCCGTATGGAGAGTGCCGAAACGTACACAACGAAGCGTATATTTCCGGTGGGTCTTCCAGTGGCTCTGCCGTAGCGGTGGCACGAGAGCACGTCGCGTTTGCACTCGGCACCGACACTGCCGGTTCAGGACGTGTTCCCGCAGCGTTCAATGGACTTGTCGGGTTAAAACCGACACGCGGAGCGCTCAGCACTCGTGGTGTCGTCCCGGCCTGCGCTGACCTGGATTGCGTGTCTATCTTCGCCCAGACGACTGACGACGCGCTTCGTGTCGAAGACGTTGCCGCCAGATTTGACCCTGATGATCCGTATTCACGTCGCTTGGCTGATGACCTTGAACTATCGAAGACTTGCCTCTCTGATATCACGATCGGTGTTCCAGCCGCGGATGAACTGGAGTTTTTCGGCGACAACGAGGCCGCACAACTATTCGATGATACGATCGACGAGATTGCAGCACAATTCGGAGAACCAACGACCGTCGACTTCACGCCCTTCCGGAAGACTGCTGAACTGCTCTACGGTGGTCCGTGGGTCGCAGACAGGTTATCAGCTGTCGGTGAGTTCATTGAGACTCATCCCGATGAAGTGAACACGACCGTTGCCGACATTATCCGTGGTGGAAAAGAGTACTCTGCCGTCGACACTTTCGAAGCGTTCGATCAGCTCAAGACGCTTCGACGAGAGGCCGAACAGGTCTTAGCTAAAATCGATGCACTGGTTGTTCCGACGACAGGGACCACGTACATGATCGAAGCCGTTCAGTCGAATCCGATCGAACTGAATTCGAACCTCGGTTATTATACGAATTTCGTGAATCTCCTTGATCTTTCGGCCGTTGCAGTTCCAACTCATTCGTTCGACGCCGGACCATCGTTCGGTGTAACGATCATCGGCGAAGCGTTCGAGGATGCTCGAATCGCATCAATTGGTGCAGCAATCGAGAGTGAGGCCACCAGACCAACCCGATCGACAACGAAACCGATCTCATCCTCATCGAACTAA
- a CDS encoding cysteine hydrolase family protein — protein MKQNSIGKSEELGKESARNNYLKKVEEAYKKYKETGVIEYPEWLYGSPKGNLFRVEVEDCPDFGETAMVEFDSGRTAFLSIDMQQDFCGEDGYVDAMGYDLSQTQRAVQPIWNVLETVRQTDIDVIHTREGHKQDLSDAPFNKLLRSKMAGDGDGIGETPAGGIGPLLTRGHENWDIIDKLAPEPSEPVIDKPTKGAFANTNIGLVLERLGTTHLVISGITTDVCVHTIMREANDRGYWCLLLKDATGATDNGNREAAIKQIKMQGGVFGWVSDSERFIKAVEEGVA, from the coding sequence ATGAAACAAAACTCTATTGGGAAGAGTGAGGAATTAGGGAAAGAAAGTGCAAGGAATAACTATCTCAAAAAAGTCGAGGAAGCATATAAAAAGTACAAAGAAACAGGAGTAATCGAGTACCCCGAATGGCTATACGGTTCTCCAAAGGGGAATTTGTTCCGAGTTGAGGTCGAGGACTGTCCTGACTTCGGCGAAACTGCGATGGTGGAGTTTGACTCTGGTCGCACTGCGTTTCTCTCCATCGACATGCAACAGGATTTCTGCGGTGAGGACGGTTATGTCGATGCAATGGGTTACGATCTTTCACAGACGCAGCGAGCCGTTCAACCGATCTGGAACGTTCTCGAAACAGTTCGACAAACGGATATCGATGTAATTCATACGCGAGAGGGTCACAAGCAAGATCTCTCTGATGCTCCTTTCAATAAACTGCTTCGAAGCAAGATGGCTGGAGACGGAGACGGTATTGGTGAAACACCAGCCGGTGGGATCGGACCGCTTCTGACGCGTGGACACGAAAACTGGGATATTATCGATAAACTCGCTCCTGAGCCCAGTGAACCTGTTATCGATAAACCGACCAAGGGAGCGTTCGCGAACACGAACATTGGGCTGGTGCTTGAACGGCTTGGTACGACCCATCTCGTGATTTCTGGAATCACGACCGACGTTTGTGTACATACAATTATGCGGGAAGCAAACGATCGTGGTTACTGGTGTCTACTGTTGAAAGACGCCACAGGCGCGACAGACAACGGAAACCGTGAGGCTGCAATTAAGCAAATAAAAATGCAGGGCGGTGTCTTCGGCTGGGTGTCGGACTCTGAGCGATTTATCAAGGCTGTTGAAGAAGGTGTCGCATAG
- a CDS encoding winged helix-turn-helix transcriptional regulator produces MAKDGIGRPRDVTCEDVLTAFDDVEKPVATGKLLAEMLDVSKQSVLRRLQELEEEGRVERWKVGSRAVVWWPTEES; encoded by the coding sequence ATGGCAAAAGACGGAATCGGACGACCAAGAGATGTGACATGTGAGGACGTGTTGACAGCGTTTGACGATGTTGAAAAGCCAGTAGCGACTGGGAAACTGTTGGCTGAAATGCTGGACGTATCGAAACAGTCTGTACTCCGGCGGTTACAGGAGTTGGAAGAAGAGGGGCGAGTCGAGCGGTGGAAAGTTGGTAGTCGCGCTGTCGTCTGGTGGCCGACAGAAGAATCGTAA